One stretch of Xanthomonas sp. DAR 35659 DNA includes these proteins:
- a CDS encoding VOC family protein — MTTAFVSPDAIRSLFAQAMSDMYRNEVPLYGTLMELVAQVNAATLAADPALEAQLQRNDERARLDQERHGAIRVGSAEELATLRRLFAVMGMHPVGYYDLSVAGVPVHSTAFRPLDAAALARNPFRVFTSLLRLELIEDPALRAQAAQILAQRRIFTDAALQLIERCERDGGLGEDDAQRFVAEALETFRWHSDATVPLPTYRALSDAHKLIADVVSFHGPHINHLTPRTLDIDAAQAEMLRRGIDAKAVIEGPPRRRCPILLRQTSFKALEETVRFPAGDGAAEAGTHTARFGEIEQRGLALTPKGRALYDALLERARAADGSAGGDYGARLQAAFADFPDDYATLRREGLGYFRYAPTEAGRAAGAAALADKPAEALIADGLASADPIVYEDFLPVSAAGIFQSNLGGGEQRAYAAHANRAAFEQALGATVYDEFAIYADIERTSLDALKG; from the coding sequence ATGACCACTGCCTTCGTTTCGCCCGATGCCATCCGCAGCCTGTTTGCGCAGGCCATGTCCGACATGTACCGCAACGAGGTGCCGCTGTACGGCACGCTGATGGAACTGGTGGCGCAGGTCAACGCGGCGACCCTGGCCGCCGATCCGGCGCTGGAGGCGCAGTTGCAGCGCAACGACGAACGCGCGCGGCTGGACCAGGAGCGCCATGGCGCGATCCGGGTCGGCAGCGCCGAAGAACTGGCCACGCTGCGCCGGCTGTTCGCGGTGATGGGCATGCATCCGGTCGGCTACTACGACCTGTCGGTGGCCGGCGTGCCGGTGCATTCCACCGCGTTCCGTCCGCTCGACGCGGCGGCGCTGGCGCGCAATCCGTTCCGCGTGTTCACCTCGCTGCTGCGGCTGGAACTGATCGAGGATCCGGCGCTGCGCGCGCAGGCGGCGCAGATCCTGGCGCAGCGGCGCATCTTCACCGACGCGGCGCTGCAACTGATCGAGCGCTGCGAGCGCGACGGCGGCCTGGGCGAGGACGACGCGCAGCGCTTCGTCGCCGAGGCGCTGGAGACCTTCCGCTGGCACAGCGACGCGACCGTGCCGCTGCCGACCTATCGCGCGTTGAGCGATGCGCACAAGCTGATCGCCGACGTGGTCAGTTTCCATGGCCCGCACATCAACCACCTGACCCCGCGCACGCTGGACATCGATGCGGCGCAGGCGGAAATGCTGCGCCGGGGCATCGACGCCAAGGCGGTGATCGAAGGCCCGCCGCGCCGGCGCTGCCCGATCCTGCTGCGCCAGACCAGCTTCAAGGCGCTGGAGGAAACCGTGCGCTTCCCGGCCGGCGACGGCGCCGCCGAGGCCGGCACCCACACCGCGCGCTTCGGCGAGATCGAGCAGCGCGGGCTGGCCCTGACGCCGAAGGGCCGCGCGCTGTACGACGCCTTGCTGGAGCGCGCCCGCGCCGCCGACGGCAGCGCCGGCGGCGATTACGGTGCACGGCTGCAGGCCGCGTTCGCCGATTTCCCCGACGACTACGCGACGCTGCGTCGCGAAGGCCTGGGGTACTTCCGCTACGCGCCGACCGAGGCTGGTCGCGCCGCCGGCGCCGCGGCATTGGCGGACAAGCCCGCAGAAGCGCTGATCGCCGATGGCCTGGCCAGCGCCGATCCGATCGTCTACGAGGACTTCCTGCCGGTCAGCGCGGCCGGCATCTTCCAGTCGAACCTGGGCGGCGGCGAACAGCGCGCCTATGCCGCGCATGCCAACCGCGCGGCCTTCGAGCAGGCGCTGGGCGCGACGGTGTACGACGAGTTCGCGATCTACGCCGACATCGAGCGCACCTCGCTGGACGCGCTGAAGGGCTGA
- a CDS encoding efflux RND transporter permease subunit, which translates to MNISAPFIRRPIGTALLAIGLFVIGMMCYLRLGVAALPNISIPVIFVQASQAGADASTMAATVTAPLERHLGQLPGIDTMRSSSSEGNSQVFMIFQSDRNIDSAAQDVQTAINAAQADLPSGLSTPRYQKANPNDDPVIAIALTSDTQSADELYNVADSLLAQRLRQISGVASVDIGGASTPAVRVDVNLRALNAMGLTPDDLRNAVRAANVTSPTGFLSDGTSTTAIVANDSVAKAADFGQLVIAQQQGRTVRLRDVANVYDGQQDAYQAAWFGGKPAVVMYVFTRAGANIVETVDRVKAQIPMLRGYLQPGTTMSAYFDRTPTIRASLNEVQATLLISLAMVVLTMALFLRRLAPTLIAAATVPLSLAGAALAMYVMGFTLNNLSLLALVIAIGFVVDDAIVVIENIMRHLDEGMSRLDAALAGAREIGFTIVSITASLVAVFIPILFASGMIGAFFREFTVTLVAAICVSAVVSLTLTPALCSRFLSAHAEPEKPGRFGAWLERMHGRMLRVYTVALDFSLRHALLLALTPLLLIVATVFLAGAVKKGSFPAQDTGLIWGRASSSATVSFADMVNRQRRITDMLMSDPAVKIVGARLGSSRQGSSASFNIELKRRDEGRTETTAEVLSRLSAKADRYPDLQLRLRAIQDLPSDGGGGSSQGAQYRVSLQGNDTAQLQEWLPKLQAALKKNPKLRDVGTDVDTAGLRQNIVIDRALAARLGVSIGAIDGALYGAFGQRQISTIYSDLNQYSVVVNALPEQTATPAALDRIYVPARGGTMVPLTAVARQVPGLAPPQITHQNQYTTMDLSYNLAPGVSTGEGDAIIQATVDGLRMPGDIRIADGGGFGVALQPNSMLVLVLAAIVVVYIVLGMLYESLVHPVTILSTLPAAGMGALLALWVTNTELSVISMIALVLLIGIVKKNAIMMIDFAVVAEREHGKSPLEAVREACVVRFRPIMMTTMVAILAAVPLAVGLGEGSELRRPLGIAMIGGLLISQSLTLLSTPALYVIFSCLRERWRARRARARERRQARRAPQRPAALPR; encoded by the coding sequence ATGAACATCTCCGCGCCCTTCATCCGCCGCCCCATCGGCACCGCGCTGCTGGCCATCGGCCTGTTCGTGATCGGCATGATGTGCTATCTGCGCCTGGGCGTGGCGGCGCTGCCGAACATCTCGATTCCGGTGATCTTCGTGCAGGCCAGCCAGGCCGGCGCCGACGCCTCGACCATGGCCGCCACGGTCACCGCGCCGCTGGAGCGGCACCTGGGCCAGTTGCCGGGCATCGACACCATGCGGTCCTCCAGTTCGGAGGGCAACAGCCAGGTGTTCATGATCTTCCAGAGCGATCGCAACATCGATTCGGCCGCGCAGGACGTGCAGACCGCGATCAACGCCGCGCAGGCGGATCTGCCCTCGGGCCTGTCCACGCCGCGCTACCAGAAGGCCAATCCCAACGACGATCCGGTCATCGCCATCGCGCTGACCTCGGACACGCAATCGGCCGACGAGCTGTACAACGTCGCCGACTCGCTGCTGGCGCAGCGCCTGCGCCAGATCAGCGGCGTGGCCTCGGTCGACATCGGCGGCGCCTCGACGCCGGCGGTGCGCGTGGACGTGAACCTGCGCGCGCTCAACGCGATGGGGCTGACCCCGGACGACCTGCGCAACGCGGTGCGCGCGGCCAACGTCACTTCGCCCACCGGCTTCCTCAGCGACGGCACCTCCACCACCGCCATCGTCGCCAACGACTCGGTGGCCAAGGCCGCCGATTTCGGCCAGTTGGTGATCGCCCAGCAGCAGGGCCGCACCGTGCGCCTGCGCGACGTGGCCAACGTCTACGACGGCCAGCAGGACGCCTACCAGGCGGCCTGGTTCGGCGGCAAGCCGGCAGTGGTGATGTACGTGTTCACCCGTGCCGGCGCCAACATCGTGGAGACCGTGGACCGGGTCAAGGCGCAGATCCCGATGCTGCGCGGCTACCTGCAGCCGGGCACCACCATGTCGGCGTATTTCGACCGCACGCCGACCATTCGCGCCTCGCTCAACGAAGTGCAGGCCACGCTGTTGATCAGCCTGGCGATGGTGGTGCTGACCATGGCGCTGTTCCTGCGCCGCCTGGCGCCGACGCTGATCGCCGCGGCCACCGTGCCGCTGTCGCTGGCCGGCGCCGCGCTGGCGATGTACGTGATGGGTTTCACCCTGAACAACCTGAGCCTGCTGGCCCTGGTGATCGCGATCGGCTTCGTCGTCGACGATGCGATCGTGGTCATCGAGAACATCATGCGCCACCTCGACGAAGGCATGTCGCGGCTGGACGCGGCACTGGCCGGCGCGCGCGAGATCGGCTTCACCATCGTCTCGATCACCGCCTCGCTGGTCGCGGTGTTCATTCCGATCCTGTTCGCCAGCGGCATGATCGGCGCGTTCTTTCGCGAATTCACGGTCACCCTGGTCGCGGCGATCTGCGTCTCGGCGGTGGTCTCGCTGACCCTGACCCCGGCGCTGTGCAGCCGCTTCCTGTCCGCGCACGCCGAACCGGAGAAGCCGGGCCGCTTCGGCGCGTGGCTGGAGCGCATGCACGGGCGCATGTTGCGCGTGTACACCGTGGCGCTGGACTTCTCGCTGCGCCACGCGCTGCTGCTGGCGCTGACCCCGCTGCTGCTGATTGTCGCCACCGTATTCCTGGCCGGCGCGGTCAAGAAGGGCTCGTTCCCCGCGCAGGACACCGGCCTGATCTGGGGCCGCGCCAGTTCCAGCGCCACCGTGTCCTTCGCCGACATGGTCAACCGCCAGCGCCGCATCACCGACATGCTGATGTCCGATCCCGCGGTGAAGATCGTCGGCGCGCGCCTGGGCAGCAGCCGCCAGGGCTCCAGCGCCAGCTTCAACATCGAACTCAAGCGCCGCGACGAAGGCCGCACCGAGACCACCGCGGAAGTGCTGTCGCGGCTCAGCGCCAAGGCCGACCGCTATCCGGACCTGCAATTGCGCCTGCGCGCGATCCAGGACCTGCCCAGCGACGGCGGCGGCGGCAGCAGCCAGGGCGCGCAGTACCGCGTCTCGCTGCAGGGCAACGACACCGCGCAACTGCAGGAATGGCTACCCAAGCTGCAGGCGGCGCTGAAGAAGAACCCGAAGCTGCGCGACGTCGGCACCGACGTGGACACCGCCGGCCTGCGCCAGAACATCGTCATCGACCGCGCCCTGGCCGCGCGCCTGGGCGTGTCGATCGGCGCCATCGACGGCGCGCTGTACGGCGCGTTCGGCCAGCGCCAGATCTCCACGATCTATTCCGACCTCAACCAGTACAGCGTGGTGGTCAATGCGCTGCCCGAGCAGACCGCCACGCCGGCGGCGCTGGACCGCATCTACGTGCCCGCGCGCGGCGGCACGATGGTGCCGCTGACCGCGGTGGCGCGCCAGGTCCCGGGCCTGGCGCCGCCGCAGATCACCCACCAGAACCAGTACACGACGATGGATCTGAGCTACAACCTGGCGCCGGGAGTCAGCACCGGCGAAGGCGACGCGATCATCCAGGCCACCGTCGACGGCCTGCGCATGCCCGGCGACATCCGCATCGCCGACGGCGGCGGCTTCGGCGTGGCCTTGCAGCCGAACTCGATGCTGGTGCTGGTGCTGGCGGCGATCGTGGTGGTGTACATCGTGCTGGGCATGCTCTACGAGAGCCTGGTGCATCCGGTGACGATCCTGTCCACGCTGCCGGCCGCCGGCATGGGCGCGCTGCTGGCGCTGTGGGTGACCAACACCGAGTTGTCGGTGATCTCGATGATCGCGCTGGTGTTGCTGATCGGCATCGTCAAGAAGAACGCGATCATGATGATCGACTTCGCCGTGGTCGCCGAGCGCGAACACGGCAAGTCGCCGCTGGAGGCGGTACGCGAAGCCTGCGTGGTGCGCTTCAGACCGATCATGATGACCACCATGGTGGCGATCCTGGCCGCGGTGCCGCTGGCGGTGGGCTTGGGCGAAGGCTCGGAACTGCGGCGACCGCTGGGCATCGCGATGATCGGCGGCCTGTTGATCTCGCAGAGCCTGACCCTGCTCAGCACGCCGGCGCTGTATGTGATCTTCTCGTGCCTGCGCGAGCGCTGGCGCGCGCGCCGGGCACGGGCGCGCGAGCGACGGCAGGCGCGCCGAGCGCCGCAGCGGCCGGCGGCGTTGCCGCGGTAG
- a CDS encoding efflux RND transporter permease subunit, which produces MGFSTIFIRRPIATTLLMAGVLLLGILGYRQLPVSALPEIDAPSLVVTTQYPGANASTMASLVTTPLERQLGQISGLQMMTSDSSAGLSTIILQFAMDRDIDIAAQDVQAAIRQSTLPSSLPYQPVYNRVNPADAAILTLKLSSDTLPLREVNNYADSILAQRLSQVPGVGLVSIAGNVRPAVRIQVNPAQLSNMSLTMESLRSALTQTNVNAPKGSLNGKTQSYSIGTNDQLTSAAEYRDTIISYKNGAPVRLSDVAQVVDGVENDQLAAWADGKPAVLLEIRRQPGANIVQTVEQIRAILPQLQGVLPTGVHLDVFSDRTETIRASVHEVKFTLILTIVLVVAVIFVFLRRLWATVIPSVAVPLSLAGTFAVMAFAGMSLDNLSLMALVVATGFVVDDAIVMIENIVRYIEQGKSGREAAEIGARQIGFTVLSLTVSLVAVFLPLILMPGVTGRLFHEFAWVLSIAVVISMLVSLTLTPMMCAYLLKPDALPEGEDAHERAAAAGKTTLWSRTVALYERSLDWVLGHQKLTLLVALATMVLTVLLYVVIPKGLLPEQDTGLITGVVQADQNVAFPQMEQRTQAVAEALRRDPAVTGVAAFIGAGSMNPTLNQGQLSIVLKPRGDREGLDEVLPRLQKVVAGLPGVALYLKPVQDVTLDTRVAATEYQYSLSDVDSAELATQAARLTEALRKRPELADVDNNLANQGRALELSVDRDKASALGVPMQTIDDTLYDAFGQRQISTIFTQLNQYRVVLEVAPQFRTSTALLNQLAVASNGSGALTASNATSFGQTTSSNSSTATGIGAQNTGITVGSGGTVPLAAVAEAKLSTTPLVVSHQQQLPAITVSFNLAPGYSLSQAVAAIEQTREQLQLPPQVHAEFIGKAAEFTGSQTDVVWLLLASVVLIYIVLGVLYESYIHPLTIISTLPPAGVGALLALMLCGLSLSVDGIVGIVLLIGIVKKNAIMMIDFAIDARREGANAHDAIRRACLLRFRPIMMTTAAAMLGALPLALGDGIGSELRRPLGIAIVGGLLLSQLVTLYTTPVIYLYMERASERVRAWRARRAARHAAVAEGRA; this is translated from the coding sequence GTGGGCTTTTCGACGATCTTCATCCGCCGCCCGATCGCGACCACCTTGCTGATGGCCGGCGTGCTGCTGCTCGGCATCCTCGGCTACCGGCAACTGCCGGTGTCGGCGCTGCCGGAGATCGACGCGCCCAGCCTGGTGGTGACCACCCAGTACCCCGGCGCCAACGCCAGCACCATGGCCTCGCTGGTCACCACGCCGCTGGAGCGGCAACTGGGGCAGATCTCCGGCCTGCAGATGATGACATCCGACTCGTCGGCGGGCCTGTCCACGATCATCCTGCAGTTCGCGATGGACCGCGACATCGACATCGCCGCGCAGGACGTGCAGGCGGCGATCCGCCAGTCCACCCTGCCCTCGTCGCTGCCCTACCAGCCGGTCTACAACCGGGTGAACCCGGCCGACGCGGCGATCCTCACCCTCAAGCTCAGCTCCGACACGCTGCCGCTGCGCGAGGTCAACAACTACGCCGACTCGATCCTGGCGCAGCGCCTGTCGCAGGTGCCGGGCGTGGGCCTGGTGTCGATCGCCGGCAATGTGCGCCCGGCGGTGCGTATCCAGGTCAACCCGGCGCAGCTGTCGAACATGAGCCTGACCATGGAGTCGCTGCGTAGTGCGCTGACCCAGACCAACGTCAATGCGCCGAAGGGCTCGCTCAACGGCAAGACCCAGTCCTACAGCATTGGCACCAACGACCAGCTGACCAGCGCCGCCGAGTACCGCGACACCATCATCAGCTACAAGAACGGCGCGCCGGTGCGGCTGTCGGACGTGGCGCAGGTGGTGGACGGGGTGGAGAACGACCAGCTCGCCGCCTGGGCCGACGGCAAGCCGGCGGTGCTGCTGGAAATCCGCCGCCAGCCCGGCGCCAACATCGTGCAGACGGTGGAGCAGATCCGCGCGATCCTGCCGCAACTGCAGGGCGTGCTGCCGACCGGCGTGCACCTGGACGTGTTCTCCGACCGCACCGAGACCATCCGCGCCTCCGTGCACGAAGTGAAGTTCACCCTGATCCTGACCATCGTCCTGGTGGTGGCGGTGATCTTCGTGTTCCTGCGCCGGCTGTGGGCCACGGTGATCCCGTCGGTGGCGGTGCCGCTGTCGCTGGCCGGCACCTTCGCGGTGATGGCCTTCGCCGGCATGTCGCTGGACAACCTGTCGCTGATGGCGCTGGTGGTGGCCACCGGCTTCGTGGTCGACGATGCGATCGTGATGATCGAGAACATCGTGCGCTACATCGAGCAGGGCAAGAGCGGGCGCGAGGCGGCGGAGATCGGCGCGCGCCAGATCGGCTTCACCGTGCTGTCGCTGACCGTGTCGCTGGTGGCGGTGTTCCTGCCGCTGATCCTGATGCCCGGCGTCACCGGCCGCCTGTTCCACGAGTTCGCCTGGGTGCTGAGCATCGCGGTGGTGATCTCGATGCTGGTGTCGCTGACGCTGACGCCGATGATGTGCGCCTACCTGCTCAAGCCCGACGCCCTGCCCGAGGGCGAGGACGCGCACGAGCGCGCGGCGGCGGCCGGCAAGACCACGCTGTGGTCGCGCACCGTGGCGCTGTACGAGCGCAGCCTGGACTGGGTGCTGGGCCACCAGAAGCTGACCTTGCTGGTGGCGCTGGCGACCATGGTGCTGACCGTGCTGCTGTACGTGGTGATTCCCAAGGGCCTGCTGCCCGAGCAGGACACCGGGCTGATCACCGGCGTGGTCCAGGCCGACCAGAACGTGGCGTTCCCGCAGATGGAGCAGCGCACCCAGGCGGTGGCCGAGGCGCTGCGCCGCGACCCGGCGGTGACCGGCGTGGCCGCCTTCATCGGCGCCGGCTCGATGAACCCCACCCTCAACCAGGGCCAGCTCAGCATCGTGCTGAAGCCGCGCGGCGACCGCGAGGGCCTGGATGAGGTGCTGCCGCGGCTGCAGAAGGTGGTGGCAGGGCTACCGGGCGTGGCGCTGTACCTGAAGCCGGTGCAGGACGTGACCCTGGACACGCGCGTGGCCGCGACCGAATACCAGTACTCGCTGTCGGACGTGGACAGCGCCGAGTTGGCGACCCAGGCCGCGCGCCTGACCGAGGCCTTGAGAAAACGCCCGGAACTGGCCGACGTGGACAACAACCTGGCCAACCAGGGCCGCGCGCTGGAGCTGAGCGTGGACCGCGACAAGGCCAGCGCGCTCGGCGTGCCGATGCAGACCATCGACGACACGCTGTACGACGCGTTCGGCCAGCGCCAGATCTCCACCATCTTCACCCAGCTCAACCAGTACCGCGTGGTGCTGGAAGTGGCGCCGCAGTTCCGCACCAGCACCGCGCTGCTGAACCAGCTGGCGGTGGCGAGCAACGGCAGCGGCGCGCTGACCGCCAGCAACGCCACCAGCTTCGGCCAGACCACGTCCAGCAACTCCTCCACCGCCACCGGCATCGGCGCGCAGAACACCGGCATCACCGTCGGCAGCGGCGGCACGGTACCGCTGGCGGCGGTGGCCGAGGCCAAGCTGTCGACCACGCCGCTGGTGGTCAGCCACCAGCAGCAGCTGCCGGCGATCACGGTGTCGTTCAACCTGGCGCCGGGCTATTCGCTGTCGCAGGCGGTGGCGGCGATCGAACAGACCCGCGAACAGCTGCAACTGCCGCCGCAGGTGCATGCCGAGTTCATCGGCAAGGCCGCCGAGTTCACCGGCAGCCAGACCGACGTGGTGTGGCTGCTGCTGGCCTCGGTTGTGCTGATCTACATCGTGCTGGGCGTGCTCTACGAGAGCTACATCCACCCGCTGACGATCATCTCCACGCTGCCGCCGGCCGGCGTCGGCGCGCTGCTGGCGCTGATGCTGTGCGGACTGAGCCTGTCGGTGGACGGCATCGTCGGCATCGTGCTGCTGATCGGCATCGTCAAGAAGAACGCGATCATGATGATCGACTTCGCGATCGACGCGCGACGCGAGGGCGCCAACGCCCACGATGCGATCCGCCGCGCCTGCCTGCTGCGCTTCCGCCCGATCATGATGACCACCGCCGCGGCGATGCTGGGCGCGCTGCCGCTGGCGCTGGGCGACGGCATCGGCTCGGAACTGCGCCGGCCGCTGGGCATCGCCATCGTCGGCGGCCTGCTGCTGTCGCAGCTGGTCACCCTGTACACGACGCCGGTGATCTACCTGTACATGGAACGCGCCTCCGAGCGCGTGCGCGCATGGCGCGCGCGTCGCGCCGCGCGGCACGCGGCGGTGGCGGAGGGGCGGGCATGA
- a CDS encoding efflux RND transporter periplasmic adaptor subunit, with protein MSRFWKIALLILAAVLVLVVGAHFLRGGKGHDRGGPGMAGDADDTTPVPVTVVAASSQAVPIYATANGTVTALNTVTVNPQVGGQLMSLNFREGQEVKKGELLAQIDPRSLQASYDQAAASKRQNQALLATARSTFQRSDSPAYRQYVAKTDLDTQRNQVAQYEAAVAANDAQMRAAQVQLQYTRILAPIDGITGIRGVDVGNIVSTSSNIVTITQIHPIYVTFPLAERELQGLREAQAAGPLTVAALDRTDAHVIAGDGKVDVVDNQISADSGTFKVRAVFPNPDGTLWPGQFVNVRLTLRTLPNGVVVPTQAVQRGPDGDYVYVVQGDNTVKMQTVQQGVEVGDSQVQLVQGLKAGERVVTEGQFRLKPGSKVTPLKPGEAPPQPTEAELKAAEHKQQRKDGGGGRRGGGPR; from the coding sequence ATGTCGCGTTTCTGGAAGATTGCGCTGCTGATCCTCGCAGCGGTGCTGGTGCTGGTCGTGGGGGCGCACTTCCTGCGCGGCGGCAAGGGCCATGACCGCGGCGGCCCCGGCATGGCGGGCGATGCCGACGACACCACGCCGGTCCCGGTCACCGTGGTCGCCGCCAGCAGCCAGGCGGTGCCGATCTACGCCACCGCCAATGGCACGGTGACCGCGCTCAACACGGTCACCGTCAATCCGCAGGTGGGCGGCCAGTTGATGAGCCTGAACTTCCGCGAAGGGCAGGAAGTGAAGAAGGGCGAGCTGCTGGCGCAGATCGATCCGCGTTCGCTGCAGGCCAGCTACGACCAGGCCGCGGCCAGCAAGCGCCAGAACCAGGCGCTGCTGGCCACCGCGCGCTCCACCTTCCAGCGCTCCGATTCGCCGGCCTACCGCCAGTACGTGGCCAAGACCGACCTGGACACCCAGCGCAACCAGGTGGCGCAATACGAGGCGGCGGTGGCCGCCAACGACGCGCAGATGCGCGCGGCGCAGGTGCAGTTACAGTACACCCGCATCCTCGCCCCGATCGACGGCATCACCGGCATCCGCGGCGTGGACGTGGGCAATATCGTCAGCACCAGCAGCAACATCGTCACCATCACCCAGATCCACCCGATCTACGTGACCTTCCCCCTGGCCGAGCGCGAGCTGCAGGGCCTGCGCGAGGCGCAGGCGGCCGGCCCGCTGACGGTGGCGGCGCTGGACCGGACCGACGCGCACGTGATCGCCGGCGACGGCAAGGTCGATGTGGTCGACAACCAGATCAGCGCCGACAGCGGCACCTTCAAGGTCCGCGCCGTGTTCCCCAATCCCGACGGCACGCTGTGGCCGGGCCAGTTCGTCAACGTGCGGCTGACCCTGCGCACCCTGCCCAACGGCGTGGTGGTGCCGACCCAGGCCGTGCAGCGCGGCCCCGACGGCGACTACGTGTACGTGGTGCAGGGCGACAACACGGTCAAGATGCAGACGGTGCAGCAGGGCGTGGAAGTGGGCGACAGCCAGGTGCAGCTGGTGCAGGGCCTGAAGGCCGGCGAACGGGTGGTCACCGAAGGCCAGTTCCGGCTCAAGCCGGGCAGCAAGGTCACCCCGCTGAAACCGGGCGAAGCGCCGCCGCAGCCGACCGAGGCCGAGTTGAAGGCGGCCGAACACAAGCAGCAGCGCAAGGACGGCGGCGGCGGCCGTCGCGGCGGCGGACCGCGCTGA
- a CDS encoding M20 family metallopeptidase, with the protein MPRLSRLLSAMLFAVPALAWAQSAERPEVTAAAAKLQPKVVEWRRDFHQHPELSNREARTAAKVAERLRALGLKPQTGIAHHGVVAIVKGALPGPKIALRADMDALPVTEQTGLPFASKATAEYRGETVGVMHACGHDAHTAILLGVAEALVAMRAQLPGEVMLVFQPSEEGAPGNEEGGASLMLKEGLFRDFKPEAMFGLHVFSSVQAGKIAVRGGPLMAASDRFSIKVIGRQTHGSAPWNGIDPIVASADLIGAAQTVVSRRANISRQPAVLSFGAIKGGIRYNIIPDDVEMVGTIRTFDEGMRQQIFADLKTVAEHTAAAHGAKAEAHVPDQDGNPATINDPALTAKMLPSLQAVVGAGNVYEPPLQMGAEDFSFYAQQVPSLFFFVGATGPGIDPATAPSNHSPQFLLDESALDVGLRAMLQVSLDYLSMKR; encoded by the coding sequence ATGCCGCGCCTGTCCCGCCTGCTGTCCGCGATGCTGTTCGCCGTCCCCGCCCTGGCTTGGGCGCAATCCGCCGAACGCCCCGAGGTGACGGCCGCGGCGGCCAAGCTGCAGCCCAAGGTGGTGGAGTGGCGGCGCGACTTCCACCAGCACCCGGAACTGTCCAACCGCGAGGCGCGCACCGCCGCCAAGGTCGCCGAGCGGCTGCGCGCGCTGGGCCTGAAGCCGCAGACCGGCATCGCCCACCATGGCGTGGTGGCGATCGTCAAAGGCGCGCTGCCGGGGCCGAAGATCGCCCTGCGCGCGGACATGGACGCGCTGCCGGTGACCGAGCAGACCGGCCTGCCGTTCGCATCCAAGGCCACCGCCGAGTACCGCGGCGAGACTGTGGGGGTGATGCACGCCTGCGGCCACGATGCGCACACCGCGATCCTGCTCGGCGTGGCCGAGGCGCTGGTGGCGATGCGCGCGCAATTGCCGGGCGAGGTGATGCTGGTGTTCCAGCCGTCGGAGGAGGGCGCGCCGGGCAACGAGGAAGGCGGCGCGTCGCTGATGCTCAAGGAAGGCCTGTTCCGCGACTTCAAGCCCGAGGCGATGTTCGGCCTGCACGTGTTCTCCAGCGTGCAGGCGGGCAAGATCGCGGTGCGTGGCGGCCCGCTGATGGCCGCCTCCGACCGCTTCAGCATCAAGGTGATCGGCCGCCAGACCCACGGCTCGGCGCCGTGGAACGGCATCGACCCGATCGTCGCCAGCGCCGACCTGATCGGTGCGGCGCAGACCGTGGTCAGCCGTCGCGCCAACATCTCCCGGCAGCCGGCGGTGCTCAGCTTCGGCGCGATCAAGGGCGGCATCCGCTACAACATCATTCCCGACGACGTGGAGATGGTCGGCACCATCCGCACCTTCGACGAGGGCATGCGCCAGCAGATCTTCGCCGACCTCAAGACCGTGGCCGAGCACACCGCCGCCGCGCACGGCGCCAAGGCGGAGGCGCACGTGCCCGACCAGGACGGCAACCCGGCCACGATCAACGACCCGGCGCTGACCGCGAAGATGCTGCCCAGCCTGCAGGCGGTGGTCGGCGCCGGCAACGTCTACGAACCGCCGCTGCAGATGGGCGCGGAGGACTTCTCGTTCTATGCGCAGCAGGTGCCGTCGCTGTTCTTCTTCGTCGGCGCCACCGGCCCCGGCATCGACCCGGCGACCGCGCCGAGCAACCACTCGCCGCAGTTCCTGCTCGACGAATCGGCGCTGGACGTCGGCCTGCGCGCGATGCTGCAGGTGTCCCTGGACTATCTGTCCATGAAGCGGTGA